A window of the Haloarcula litorea genome harbors these coding sequences:
- a CDS encoding alpha/beta fold hydrolase, which produces MNVRVYDEGHERDCLLVLGWGNRCRHEHVQWLVDRVAERYTVHAVELPTHITDYRREWVGPVERYATDLDDVPVLAHSAGGLTAAHADLPGATNRVYLSPWWGSDFPLPEFAVRAITSLPVSRPVIPTGSLEPEAIGDLATDEQLADGPDAGSPAFFRTVREAHAALPPAREDAVAFCTLTDRVVDPRAVGERLPADRIRLYDGGHELFSSSARDRHVGTVLDALERGPSAL; this is translated from the coding sequence ATGAACGTCCGCGTCTACGACGAGGGCCACGAGCGGGACTGTCTGCTCGTGCTGGGGTGGGGGAACCGCTGCCGTCACGAGCACGTCCAGTGGCTCGTCGACCGGGTGGCCGAGCGCTACACCGTCCACGCCGTCGAACTGCCGACGCACATCACCGACTACCGGCGCGAGTGGGTCGGGCCGGTCGAGCGGTACGCGACCGACCTCGACGACGTCCCCGTGCTGGCTCACAGCGCAGGCGGACTGACGGCGGCCCACGCGGACCTCCCGGGCGCGACGAACCGCGTCTACCTCAGCCCGTGGTGGGGCAGCGACTTCCCGCTGCCCGAGTTCGCGGTCAGGGCCATCACGAGCCTCCCGGTGTCGCGGCCGGTGATCCCGACGGGGAGCCTCGAACCCGAGGCCATCGGCGACCTGGCGACCGACGAACAGCTCGCGGACGGCCCGGACGCCGGCTCCCCGGCGTTCTTCCGGACCGTCCGCGAGGCCCACGCCGCCCTGCCGCCGGCCCGCGAGGACGCCGTCGCCTTCTGTACGCTCACCGATCGGGTGGTGGACCCCCGCGCCGTCGGCGAGCGCCTGCCCGCCGACCGGATCAGGCTGTACGACGGCGGCCACGAGCTGTTCAGCTCCAGCGCCCGCGACCGGCACGTCGGCACCGTGCTGGACGCGCTCGAACGGGGCCCGTCGGCGCTCTGA
- a CDS encoding DUF4188 domain-containing protein, giving the protein MSDPIPRRMTADVDDDFVVFRIGIRINKLWKVHRWLPVFLAMPRMLRELESDPDSGLLRYRTSFGLRNATLTQFWRSFEDLHEYAHDADAEHLPAWQRFSSEVGQSGDVGIWHETYRVRPDDHESVYVNMPPFGLGAATDLVPATGDRETAADRLGPPADGESADDD; this is encoded by the coding sequence ATGAGCGACCCGATCCCCCGGCGGATGACCGCCGACGTCGACGACGACTTCGTGGTGTTCCGCATCGGCATCCGTATCAACAAGCTCTGGAAGGTCCACAGGTGGCTCCCCGTCTTCCTCGCGATGCCGCGGATGCTGCGGGAACTGGAGTCCGATCCCGACAGCGGGCTGTTGCGTTACCGGACCAGTTTCGGGCTGAGGAACGCCACGCTGACGCAGTTCTGGCGGTCCTTCGAGGATCTCCACGAGTACGCCCACGACGCCGACGCGGAACACCTCCCGGCGTGGCAACGGTTCAGCAGCGAGGTCGGGCAGAGCGGGGACGTGGGCATCTGGCACGAGACGTACCGCGTACGGCCCGACGACCACGAGTCCGTCTACGTCAACATGCCGCCGTTCGGTCTCGGAGCCGCGACGGACCTCGTGCCCGCCACCGGCGACCGGGAGACGGCAGCGGACCGTCTCGGGCCGCCAGCCGACGGCGAGTCGGCGGACGACGACTGA
- a CDS encoding DUF7095 family protein yields the protein MSEGLDRAAAVERVEEIVATVEEETMPVPVREVWVYGDVALGLDPVERLDVYVTKDILFKDAPERAEEFQRSHGVDGVGKTVRAEWADEHPEYLRANAGGHAAPEKCLAAHLLPDTDEPIHLEVCNASFDDNVTQRLQGAMAREDYEQILDPRGACLWVEGTRSAEAFEKLRNGDFVLPTLSGALEMLGMDEGEADEAADAVRAYRERQDGTTVRGDVV from the coding sequence ATGAGCGAGGGGCTAGACCGCGCCGCGGCCGTCGAGCGCGTCGAGGAGATCGTCGCGACCGTCGAGGAGGAGACGATGCCGGTCCCCGTGCGCGAGGTGTGGGTGTACGGCGACGTGGCGCTGGGCCTGGACCCCGTCGAGCGGCTCGACGTCTACGTCACCAAGGACATCCTGTTCAAGGACGCACCCGAGCGGGCCGAGGAGTTCCAGCGAAGCCACGGCGTCGACGGCGTCGGCAAGACTGTCCGGGCCGAGTGGGCCGACGAGCACCCCGAGTACCTGCGGGCCAACGCGGGGGGCCACGCCGCCCCCGAGAAGTGTCTCGCCGCCCACCTCCTGCCCGACACCGACGAGCCGATCCATCTGGAAGTGTGTAACGCCTCCTTCGACGACAACGTCACCCAGCGGCTGCAGGGCGCGATGGCACGCGAGGACTACGAGCAGATCCTCGACCCGCGCGGGGCCTGCCTGTGGGTGGAGGGGACCCGCTCGGCGGAGGCCTTCGAGAAGCTCCGGAACGGCGACTTCGTCCTGCCGACGCTGTCGGGCGCGCTGGAGATGCTCGGGATGGACGAGGGGGAGGCCGACGAGGCCGCCGACGCCGTGCGGGCCTACCGCGAGCGACAGGACGGGACGACGGTGCGGGGCGACGTGGTGTGA
- a CDS encoding CopD family protein, with product MAQLVSLAVRTLHVLAVAVLVGGTAALWYGYRSGALSTLAPARTYEWLFWGALGVVVLTGVGNLGALGPPGPGTDWGRTLLLKLLVVLAVVLGSAVRTLAVVRTADGSALRPEAGHPGPFARAYGATAGALAALVVLAEVLAHG from the coding sequence ATGGCTCAACTGGTCTCCCTCGCGGTACGGACCCTCCACGTCCTCGCCGTCGCCGTGCTGGTCGGCGGGACCGCTGCCCTCTGGTACGGCTACCGGTCGGGGGCGCTCTCGACGCTGGCCCCGGCGCGCACCTACGAGTGGCTGTTCTGGGGCGCGCTCGGGGTCGTCGTCCTCACCGGCGTCGGCAACCTCGGCGCGCTCGGGCCGCCGGGACCGGGCACCGACTGGGGGCGGACGCTGCTCCTGAAACTGCTCGTCGTCCTCGCGGTGGTGCTGGGGTCGGCTGTGCGCACGCTGGCGGTGGTCCGTACCGCCGACGGGTCGGCCCTCCGTCCCGAGGCCGGCCACCCGGGACCGTTCGCCCGGGCCTACGGCGCGACGGCCGGCGCGCTCGCCGCGCTCGTCGTCCTCGCGGAGGTGCTGGCCCATGGCTGA
- a CDS encoding class I SAM-dependent methyltransferase produces MWADSREALADLALADCERALDVGCGTGELTRVLREECPGEVVGLDADADLLSAVDGPVVRGDATRLPFADDAFDLVVCQALLINLPDPAAAVREFARVAGDRVAAVEPNNAAVTVESTVDAEPPLARRARRYFLDGVETDVALGADAADLFEAAGLDVVSTRRYDQQRTVEPPYGDGAVRAARRKATGESLASDRETILNGGTTVEEYDALRERWRAMGRDVVAQMRAEEYERRETVPFFVTVGRV; encoded by the coding sequence ATGTGGGCCGACTCCCGGGAGGCGCTGGCCGACCTCGCGCTCGCCGACTGCGAGCGCGCGCTCGACGTGGGGTGTGGTACCGGCGAACTCACCCGCGTCCTCCGCGAGGAGTGTCCCGGCGAGGTGGTCGGCCTGGACGCCGACGCGGACCTGCTGTCTGCGGTCGACGGGCCGGTCGTGCGGGGCGACGCCACGCGGCTCCCGTTCGCCGACGACGCGTTCGACCTCGTCGTCTGCCAGGCGCTGCTCATCAACCTCCCCGACCCCGCCGCCGCCGTGCGGGAGTTCGCCCGCGTCGCCGGCGACCGGGTGGCGGCCGTCGAACCGAACAACGCCGCCGTCACCGTCGAGTCCACCGTCGACGCCGAACCGCCGCTGGCCCGGCGCGCCCGCCGGTACTTCCTCGACGGCGTCGAGACGGACGTGGCGCTGGGGGCCGACGCCGCGGACCTGTTCGAGGCGGCGGGACTCGACGTGGTCTCGACGCGGCGCTACGACCAGCAGCGGACCGTCGAGCCGCCCTACGGCGACGGCGCGGTGCGGGCCGCCCGGCGGAAGGCGACGGGGGAGTCGCTGGCCAGCGACCGCGAGACGATCCTCAACGGCGGGACCACGGTCGAGGAGTACGACGCCCTGCGGGAGCGCTGGCGGGCGATGGGGCGGGACGTCGTCGCCCAGATGCGGGCCGAGGAGTACGAGCGGCGCGAGACCGTCCCATTCTTCGTCACGGTCGGTCGGGTGTAG